The following are from one region of the Capsicum annuum cultivar UCD-10X-F1 chromosome 1, UCD10Xv1.1, whole genome shotgun sequence genome:
- the LOC107869807 gene encoding secretory carrier-associated membrane protein 4 isoform X3, whose product MSRNDPNPFDEEEPEVNPFSGGSAPASKSRFPQVIANTLGFGQKHDATVDIPLDSMNGPNQKQKELATWEADLQRRERDIKRREDAVAGAGVPTDDRNWPPFFPIIHHDIANEIPAHSQRLQYLAFASWLGIVFCLVFNVLAVTIYWIKGGGVKIFFLAVIYALTGCPLSYVLWYRPLYNAMRTDSALKFGWFFLFYLLHIGFCILAAIAPPIVFHGKSLTGILAAIDVFSDIVLAGIFYLIGFGLFCLEVLLSLWVLQKVYMYFRGHK is encoded by the exons ATGAGTAGAAACGATCCGAATCCGTTTGACGAAGAAGAACCTGAAGTCAATCCTTTCTCA GGTGGCTCTGCTCCTGCATCTAAATCACGCTTTCCTCAAGTGATCGCTAATACTCTTGGTTTTGGTCAAAAGCATGATGCAACTGTTGACATCCCATTGGATTCAATGAAT GGGCCTAATCAGAAGCAAAAAGAGTTAGCAACCTGGGAAGCAGATCTGCAAAGGAGAGAAAGa GATATTAAACGAAGAGAAGATGCTGTTGCTGGTG CTGGTGTGCCAACCGATGATAGGAATTGGCCTCCCTTTTTTCCAATTATTCATCATGATATAGCAAATGAAATACCAGCTCATTCTCAGCGGCTGCAGTATTTGGCTTTTGCAAGCTGGTTAG GTATTGTTTTTTGTCTGGTGTTCAATGTTCTTGCCGTGACCATCTATTGGATTAAGGGTGGTG GTGTTAAAATCTTTTTCCTGGCTGTAATATATGCTTTAACGGGATGTCCTCTTTCATATGTCTTGTGGTACCGGCCTCTGTATAACGCGATGAG GACTGACAGTGCATTGAAGTTTGGATGGTTTTTCTTGTTCTACTTG CTGCACATTGGGTTTTGCATACTTGCAGCTATTGCTCCTCCCATTGTATTTCATGGAAAATCCCTAAC gGGTATCCTTGCCGCAATTGATGTCTTCTCTGACATTGTGTTGGCTGGG ATCTTTTATTTGATTGGATTCGGCTTATTCTGCTTGGAGGTTTTGCTTAGCTTGTGGGTGCTGCAG AAAGTGTACATGTATTTCCGAGGGCACAAGTGA
- the LOC107869807 gene encoding secretory carrier-associated membrane protein 4 isoform X1, translating to MSRNDPNPFDEEEPEVNPFSKGGSAPASKSRFPQVIANTLGFGQKHDATVDIPLDSMNGPNQKQKELATWEADLQRRERDIKRREDAVAGAGVPTDDRNWPPFFPIIHHDIANEIPAHSQRLQYLAFASWLGIVFCLVFNVLAVTIYWIKGGGVKIFFLAVIYALTGCPLSYVLWYRPLYNAMRTDSALKFGWFFLFYLLHIGFCILAAIAPPIVFHGKSLTGILAAIDVFSDIVLAGIFYLIGFGLFCLEVLLSLWVLQLIPNEVSGSSTSPYIKIGQLQPRERSFSMGLKSQSYLVLVLVGGR from the exons ATGAGTAGAAACGATCCGAATCCGTTTGACGAAGAAGAACCTGAAGTCAATCCTTTCTCA AAGGGTGGCTCTGCTCCTGCATCTAAATCACGCTTTCCTCAAGTGATCGCTAATACTCTTGGTTTTGGTCAAAAGCATGATGCAACTGTTGACATCCCATTGGATTCAATGAAT GGGCCTAATCAGAAGCAAAAAGAGTTAGCAACCTGGGAAGCAGATCTGCAAAGGAGAGAAAGa GATATTAAACGAAGAGAAGATGCTGTTGCTGGTG CTGGTGTGCCAACCGATGATAGGAATTGGCCTCCCTTTTTTCCAATTATTCATCATGATATAGCAAATGAAATACCAGCTCATTCTCAGCGGCTGCAGTATTTGGCTTTTGCAAGCTGGTTAG GTATTGTTTTTTGTCTGGTGTTCAATGTTCTTGCCGTGACCATCTATTGGATTAAGGGTGGTG GTGTTAAAATCTTTTTCCTGGCTGTAATATATGCTTTAACGGGATGTCCTCTTTCATATGTCTTGTGGTACCGGCCTCTGTATAACGCGATGAG GACTGACAGTGCATTGAAGTTTGGATGGTTTTTCTTGTTCTACTTG CTGCACATTGGGTTTTGCATACTTGCAGCTATTGCTCCTCCCATTGTATTTCATGGAAAATCCCTAAC gGGTATCCTTGCCGCAATTGATGTCTTCTCTGACATTGTGTTGGCTGGG ATCTTTTATTTGATTGGATTCGGCTTATTCTGCTTGGAGGTTTTGCTTAGCTTGTGGGTGCTGCAG TTGATTCCCAACGAAGTTAGCGGCTCTAGTACCAGCCCTTATATTAAGATCGGACAACTCCAGCCGAGAGAGAGATCTTTTTCCATGGGGCTAAAAAGCCAGAGTTACCTGGTTCTTGTGTTGGTGGGAGGCAGGTAA
- the LOC107869807 gene encoding secretory carrier-associated membrane protein 4 isoform X2 gives MSRNDPNPFDEEEPEVNPFSKGGSAPASKSRFPQVIANTLGFGQKHDATVDIPLDSMNGPNQKQKELATWEADLQRRERDIKRREDAVAGAGVPTDDRNWPPFFPIIHHDIANEIPAHSQRLQYLAFASWLGIVFCLVFNVLAVTIYWIKGGGVKIFFLAVIYALTGCPLSYVLWYRPLYNAMRTDSALKFGWFFLFYLLHIGFCILAAIAPPIVFHGKSLTGILAAIDVFSDIVLAGIFYLIGFGLFCLEVLLSLWVLQKVYMYFRGHK, from the exons ATGAGTAGAAACGATCCGAATCCGTTTGACGAAGAAGAACCTGAAGTCAATCCTTTCTCA AAGGGTGGCTCTGCTCCTGCATCTAAATCACGCTTTCCTCAAGTGATCGCTAATACTCTTGGTTTTGGTCAAAAGCATGATGCAACTGTTGACATCCCATTGGATTCAATGAAT GGGCCTAATCAGAAGCAAAAAGAGTTAGCAACCTGGGAAGCAGATCTGCAAAGGAGAGAAAGa GATATTAAACGAAGAGAAGATGCTGTTGCTGGTG CTGGTGTGCCAACCGATGATAGGAATTGGCCTCCCTTTTTTCCAATTATTCATCATGATATAGCAAATGAAATACCAGCTCATTCTCAGCGGCTGCAGTATTTGGCTTTTGCAAGCTGGTTAG GTATTGTTTTTTGTCTGGTGTTCAATGTTCTTGCCGTGACCATCTATTGGATTAAGGGTGGTG GTGTTAAAATCTTTTTCCTGGCTGTAATATATGCTTTAACGGGATGTCCTCTTTCATATGTCTTGTGGTACCGGCCTCTGTATAACGCGATGAG GACTGACAGTGCATTGAAGTTTGGATGGTTTTTCTTGTTCTACTTG CTGCACATTGGGTTTTGCATACTTGCAGCTATTGCTCCTCCCATTGTATTTCATGGAAAATCCCTAAC gGGTATCCTTGCCGCAATTGATGTCTTCTCTGACATTGTGTTGGCTGGG ATCTTTTATTTGATTGGATTCGGCTTATTCTGCTTGGAGGTTTTGCTTAGCTTGTGGGTGCTGCAG AAAGTGTACATGTATTTCCGAGGGCACAAGTGA